In Pedobacter heparinus DSM 2366, the following are encoded in one genomic region:
- a CDS encoding VOC family protein encodes MNNSIYPCLTLKGKIAEASDFYIKTFGAGRIAQTSPFVIQIELSGQKFMLLNDGPSSVPNPSVSFMVMCSTAEETEQYWNKLIEGGNALMDIDSYDWSPKYGWVVDKYGISWQLYTGRKEDSFQKFCPTLMFTGNSAGKAAAAVHFYTSLFPQSHIEGIMKYDEKDGERTDFVKHAQFKINNFTAMAMDSSEDHGFGFNDAISMVVECDTQAEIDNYWEQLTADGGHEVACGWLTDKYGISWQIIPKMLGKLMTDPERGQRAMGALMKMKKLIIADLENA; translated from the coding sequence ATGAACAATTCCATTTATCCATGCCTTACACTAAAAGGTAAAATTGCGGAAGCATCAGATTTTTATATCAAAACCTTTGGAGCAGGCAGAATTGCACAAACCTCTCCTTTTGTGATACAGATTGAGCTGAGCGGACAAAAGTTTATGCTACTTAATGACGGGCCCAGCTCAGTTCCCAACCCCTCTGTCTCGTTCATGGTGATGTGCTCCACAGCTGAAGAGACCGAACAATACTGGAACAAATTAATTGAAGGCGGAAATGCATTAATGGACATTGACAGTTACGACTGGAGCCCTAAATATGGCTGGGTGGTCGACAAATATGGTATTTCCTGGCAACTGTATACAGGCCGTAAAGAAGATAGTTTTCAGAAATTTTGTCCTACCCTAATGTTTACCGGCAACAGTGCCGGCAAGGCTGCAGCAGCAGTTCATTTCTATACCAGCCTGTTTCCGCAATCCCATATTGAGGGCATCATGAAGTATGATGAAAAAGACGGGGAACGCACTGATTTTGTAAAACATGCACAATTTAAGATCAATAACTTTACCGCAATGGCTATGGATAGCTCTGAAGACCACGGGTTTGGCTTTAACGATGCCATATCCATGGTAGTAGAATGTGATACACAGGCAGAAATTGACAACTACTGGGAGCAACTTACTGCAGATGGCGGACATGAAGTGGCCTGTGGCTGGCTGACAGATAAATATGGCATCAGCTGGCAGATTATTCCTAAAATGTTAGGTAAACTGATGACAGATCCTGAACGTGGCCAGCGCGCCATGGGGGCATTGATGAAAATGAAGAAACTGATCATTGCCGATCTGGAAAACGCATAG
- a CDS encoding sensor histidine kinase, producing the protein MKLQFKLALYNTLTKVAIITMLGILILVSINRISVNHIQRRLLQKKARLVTNLSSIEINDLLTQKIYTDYNLLREEYIILKEIKKSEKPIKQKFSRELRSIEGNQDEFQILMSDFTYGGKNYRLELGETMSTLAQLERTISMFTFGILVAAVILTLITDLAFTQFLLAPFYQIIDQKLNKVNDPINFNYQPVKTTTEDFRILDRSISVLMNKIATLFLTEKEFIANVSHELLTPISVLNTRLENLLNDEQLTQEGENKLFASLKTLNRLKAIINSLLLISKVENNQYSKPDLISVKHTVEEVYEELEHRLLMMKLKINIDLPEDHSFRGNKSLFHTLLMNLINNAIKYNIPSGNVNIYSEETAGAYMLVIADTGIGMDAELVQDAFIRFEKLQSEKEDSHGLGLAIVRSIAAFHDLQIDIRSKKGQGTQVYISFPA; encoded by the coding sequence ATGAAGCTCCAGTTCAAACTTGCTTTATATAATACTTTAACCAAGGTAGCCATCATTACCATGCTCGGCATCCTGATCCTGGTATCCATCAACCGGATTTCTGTAAATCACATTCAGCGGCGACTTTTGCAAAAAAAGGCCCGACTGGTAACCAATCTTTCCAGTATAGAGATCAACGACCTGCTCACACAGAAAATCTATACAGATTATAACCTGCTGCGTGAAGAGTACATCATTCTAAAAGAGATTAAAAAAAGTGAAAAGCCCATAAAGCAAAAGTTCAGCAGAGAATTGCGCAGCATTGAAGGGAACCAGGATGAATTTCAGATCCTGATGTCTGACTTTACTTACGGGGGAAAAAACTACCGGCTTGAACTTGGCGAAACGATGTCTACCCTGGCCCAACTGGAGCGGACCATATCCATGTTTACTTTTGGCATCCTGGTCGCGGCCGTCATTCTTACCCTGATTACCGATCTTGCCTTTACCCAATTTTTACTGGCCCCCTTTTATCAGATCATCGATCAGAAATTAAACAAGGTGAATGACCCTATAAATTTTAACTATCAGCCGGTAAAAACCACTACAGAAGACTTCAGGATCCTTGACCGCAGCATCAGTGTACTGATGAATAAGATTGCGACACTCTTTCTGACCGAAAAAGAGTTTATTGCCAATGTTTCTCATGAGTTGCTTACCCCCATATCAGTACTTAATACGCGCCTGGAAAACCTGCTTAACGATGAACAGCTGACACAGGAGGGAGAGAATAAACTTTTTGCCAGTTTAAAAACATTAAACCGCCTGAAAGCAATCATCAACAGTTTGCTGCTCATTTCAAAAGTAGAAAATAACCAGTACAGTAAACCCGACCTCATTTCTGTAAAACACACAGTGGAGGAAGTATACGAAGAACTGGAACACCGGTTATTGATGATGAAGCTTAAAATTAACATTGACCTGCCTGAAGACCATAGCTTTAGGGGTAATAAATCGTTGTTCCATACCCTGCTGATGAACCTGATCAATAATGCCATAAAATACAATATACCATCCGGTAACGTAAATATTTACAGTGAAGAAACCGCCGGGGCCTATATGCTGGTTATAGCTGATACCGGGATAGGCATGGATGCCGAATTGGTACAGGATGCTTTCATACGTTTTGAAAAACTTCAATCGGAAAAAGAAGACAGTCATGGTCTGGGCCTGGCCATTGTAAGAAGCATTGCCGCTTTTCATGACCTGCAGATTGACATCAGATCAAAAAAAGGCCAGGGCACTCAGGTATACATTAGCTTTCCTGCATAA
- a CDS encoding Lrp/AsnC family transcriptional regulator — MQLDEIDAKILFHLQKNAKIPIKEISWRIHLSQSATLARIKNLEENQYIQHYAAVLNKSKLNKKLISFTGLQLRAHAQDNLISSSRLISEFPEVINCYIVNGGFDFLLHIAVADMQEYNSFYLNALLKIKNIETVRTFFVIDELKDDNSVDLSNLFKMYSGKSLRLD, encoded by the coding sequence ATGCAATTAGACGAAATTGATGCTAAAATTCTGTTTCACCTTCAAAAAAATGCAAAAATACCGATTAAAGAAATTTCTTGGAGGATACATTTGTCCCAGAGCGCTACCCTTGCAAGGATAAAAAATCTTGAGGAAAATCAATATATTCAGCACTACGCAGCGGTGCTGAATAAAAGTAAGCTCAATAAAAAGCTGATTTCTTTTACCGGGTTGCAATTGAGAGCACATGCGCAGGATAATCTGATCAGTTCATCGCGGCTCATCAGTGAATTTCCTGAAGTGATCAATTGTTACATAGTAAACGGAGGTTTTGATTTTTTGTTACACATTGCTGTTGCTGATATGCAGGAGTACAATTCATTTTATTTAAATGCATTGTTAAAAATTAAAAATATTGAGACGGTCAGAACTTTTTTTGTGATTGACGAGTTAAAGGACGACAATAGCGTTGACCTGAGCAATTTGTTTAAGATGTATTCCGGTAAATCGCTAAGATTAGATTGA
- a CDS encoding efflux transporter outer membrane subunit, translating to MNTRYHKYYFIIGFSILTLTACVSRKYERPAVNSNDLYRDNTTGDSTTIASLPWKNLFADAALQALIQQGINENLDLKQAIERIKIAEATLLQSKGALLPSLTADLSVTDAKQSRAALNFPPGININTETQTYKAQLSTSWEADIWGKLSSAKRSAYASLLQSDAAKRAVQTQLIANIANGYYNLLALDKQLAITEQTIRIRQTDVETMKSLKEGAVVNGAAVVQSEANLYAAQVTLPDLKRNIRETENALSILLGKGPGKIERGTIDQQTVYSNLQTGVSAQLLQNRPDVQAAEFAFRAAFENKNVARSYFYPALTLTANGGLSSLSFKNFFDNSVFYNLIGGITQPIFNKGQNKARLKTAEAQKQIAFYSFQQTLLTSGQEVSNALYAYQTAAEKETTRAMQVASLTKAVDYTKELLRYSSATNYTDVLTSEQSLLAAQLSGINDRLQKLQSVVNLYRALGGGWKE from the coding sequence ATGAACACCAGATATCATAAATATTATTTCATTATCGGTTTTTCTATACTGACCTTAACGGCCTGCGTAAGCAGAAAATATGAACGCCCGGCAGTAAACAGTAACGATTTATACCGCGACAATACTACTGGCGACAGTACGACCATAGCCAGCCTTCCCTGGAAAAACCTGTTTGCTGATGCGGCTTTACAGGCACTGATACAGCAGGGTATCAACGAAAACCTGGATTTAAAACAGGCCATTGAAAGGATTAAAATTGCCGAAGCTACCTTATTGCAAAGCAAGGGTGCTTTATTGCCGAGCCTGACCGCTGATTTATCGGTAACAGATGCCAAACAGTCCAGGGCAGCTTTAAACTTCCCTCCCGGCATCAACATCAATACGGAAACCCAAACCTACAAAGCACAGCTGAGCACCAGCTGGGAAGCCGATATATGGGGCAAACTGAGCAGTGCTAAAAGATCGGCTTATGCCTCTTTATTGCAAAGTGATGCTGCAAAAAGGGCTGTGCAAACGCAACTGATTGCCAATATTGCCAATGGCTATTACAATTTGCTGGCCTTAGATAAGCAGCTGGCCATTACAGAGCAGACCATCAGGATCAGGCAGACAGATGTAGAGACCATGAAATCTTTAAAGGAAGGTGCCGTGGTAAATGGTGCTGCCGTGGTGCAAAGTGAGGCCAATTTATATGCCGCACAGGTAACCCTGCCCGATCTGAAAAGAAACATCAGGGAAACAGAAAACGCTTTGAGTATCCTTTTAGGAAAAGGCCCTGGAAAAATTGAACGGGGCACAATTGATCAGCAAACTGTTTACAGCAACCTGCAAACAGGCGTATCGGCCCAGCTGTTACAGAACAGACCTGATGTGCAGGCCGCTGAGTTTGCCTTCAGGGCAGCTTTCGAGAATAAAAATGTAGCCCGGAGCTATTTTTATCCCGCCTTAACTTTGACAGCCAATGGTGGCTTATCCAGTCTGAGCTTCAAAAACTTTTTCGACAATTCGGTTTTCTACAATTTAATCGGCGGCATTACCCAGCCGATATTTAATAAAGGACAGAATAAGGCCAGGTTAAAAACAGCTGAAGCCCAAAAGCAGATCGCATTTTACAGCTTTCAGCAAACGCTGCTGACCAGTGGCCAGGAAGTGTCGAATGCTTTATATGCCTATCAAACGGCAGCAGAGAAAGAAACAACAAGGGCAATGCAGGTGGCATCACTGACCAAAGCCGTAGATTATACCAAGGAACTCCTGCGCTACAGTTCAGCTACAAATTATACTGATGTGCTCACCTCTGAGCAAAGTTTACTGGCAGCACAATTGAGCGGCATTAACGACCGGCTGCAAAAGCTACAATCGGTAGTAAATTTATACCGGGCGCTGGGAGGTGGATGGAAGGAATAA
- the rpsA gene encoding 30S ribosomal protein S1: protein MAKKQVAEKELEAKTAELQGADARLSEKETIESEADSVSIEQIKSSLATPDQDFDWDADDKAFGNYSDADRKKFEDMYTDTFNQITQGEIISGTVVSINNKDVVLNVGFKSDGLVSTSEFRDTPDLKVGDKVDVFVEAPEDANGQLILSRKRAKTQRSWESINEALDNDRIINGFVKSRTKGGLIVDIMGVEAFLPGSQIDIKPIRDYDVYVGKTMEFKVVKINHEFKNVVVSHKILIEDDLESQKVEIVSKLEKGQVLEGTVKNITDFGVFIDLGGVDGLLHITDISWGRIEHPKEVLSLDEKINVVVLDFDDEKKRIALGLKQLTPHPWESLNADLAIGSKVKGKIVTVADYGAFLEIIPGVEGLIHVSEMSWSQNLRSPQEFLKVGDEIEAEVLTLDREDRKMSLGIKQLTQDPWQNVAERYPIGSKHTAVVKNMTNFGVFVEIEEGIDGLIHISDLSWSKKVNHPNEFTKVGDTLAVVVLELDVDNRKLSLGHKQLEENPWDTFETIFTLDSIHQGTVVKVTDKGAVIALPYGVEGFVPTKHMAKEDGSVIKAEETNDFKIIEFNKDAKRIVVSHARIWEEAKAEAVAEERNAKKKEAKASSSAVKKVKDSVEKSTLGDLGVLAQLKQQMEGEENKAKKG, encoded by the coding sequence ATGGCTAAAAAACAAGTAGCAGAAAAAGAACTAGAGGCTAAAACAGCCGAACTTCAAGGTGCAGACGCTCGTCTCTCCGAGAAAGAAACTATTGAGTCAGAAGCTGATTCAGTATCGATCGAACAGATCAAATCATCATTGGCAACTCCAGATCAGGATTTTGACTGGGATGCAGATGATAAAGCATTCGGTAATTACAGTGATGCAGACCGTAAAAAGTTTGAAGACATGTATACCGATACTTTCAATCAAATCACTCAGGGTGAAATCATCAGCGGTACTGTTGTTTCAATCAACAACAAAGATGTGGTATTGAACGTAGGATTTAAATCAGACGGCCTGGTATCTACTTCTGAATTCCGCGATACACCTGATTTGAAAGTTGGCGACAAAGTTGACGTTTTCGTGGAAGCCCCTGAAGATGCTAACGGCCAGTTAATCTTGTCTCGTAAAAGAGCCAAAACCCAAAGATCATGGGAATCTATCAATGAAGCCCTTGACAATGACAGAATCATTAACGGATTTGTTAAAAGCCGTACTAAAGGTGGTCTTATCGTTGACATCATGGGTGTTGAGGCTTTCTTACCAGGTTCTCAGATTGACATCAAACCTATCCGCGATTACGATGTATACGTGGGTAAAACAATGGAATTCAAAGTTGTTAAGATCAACCACGAATTTAAAAACGTAGTTGTATCTCATAAAATCTTAATTGAGGACGATTTAGAAAGCCAAAAAGTTGAGATCGTATCTAAACTTGAAAAAGGTCAGGTATTGGAAGGAACTGTTAAAAACATCACTGATTTCGGTGTATTCATCGATTTAGGTGGGGTTGACGGTCTGCTTCACATCACTGATATTTCATGGGGCCGCATAGAGCATCCAAAAGAAGTATTGAGCTTAGACGAGAAAATCAATGTTGTAGTACTTGATTTTGATGATGAGAAGAAACGTATTGCATTAGGCTTAAAACAATTGACACCACATCCTTGGGAATCTTTAAATGCTGATCTGGCTATTGGTTCTAAAGTGAAAGGTAAAATTGTTACTGTTGCTGATTACGGTGCTTTCTTAGAAATCATTCCTGGTGTTGAAGGATTGATCCACGTATCAGAAATGTCATGGTCACAAAACTTGCGCAGCCCTCAGGAATTCCTGAAAGTTGGCGATGAGATCGAAGCTGAAGTTTTAACTTTAGACAGAGAAGACCGTAAAATGAGCTTAGGTATTAAGCAACTGACTCAGGATCCTTGGCAAAACGTTGCTGAAAGATATCCGATCGGAAGCAAACATACTGCAGTAGTTAAAAACATGACCAATTTCGGTGTATTCGTAGAAATCGAAGAAGGCATCGATGGTCTGATCCATATTTCTGATCTTTCATGGTCTAAAAAAGTTAACCACCCTAACGAATTCACTAAAGTTGGTGATACATTAGCCGTAGTTGTACTTGAACTGGACGTGGATAACCGCAAACTGAGCTTAGGTCACAAACAACTGGAAGAAAACCCTTGGGATACTTTTGAAACTATCTTCACTTTAGATTCAATTCACCAGGGAACTGTTGTTAAAGTAACTGATAAAGGTGCTGTTATTGCTTTACCTTATGGTGTAGAAGGTTTCGTGCCAACTAAACACATGGCTAAAGAAGATGGTTCTGTAATCAAAGCTGAAGAAACCAATGACTTCAAAATCATTGAGTTTAACAAAGATGCCAAACGTATCGTTGTTTCTCATGCCCGTATCTGGGAAGAGGCTAAAGCTGAAGCTGTTGCTGAAGAAAGAAACGCTAAGAAAAAAGAAGCTAAAGCTTCAAGCAGCGCAGTTAAAAAAGTTAAAGATTCAGTTGAAAAATCTACATTGGGCGATTTAGGTGTGCTTGCACAATTGAAACAACAAATGGAAGGTGAAGAAAACAAAGCTAAAAAAGGCTAG
- a CDS encoding GlxA family transcriptional regulator, whose product MIQVALLLTNKYRLLSVAAILDVFDTVNSYYEAEGQEALFNLSILYAANSNNEVPVFNTHKPRPLNPANTQDLVLIPAFGTADMSAAIQENLEFLPWLKQQHQKGVELASFCTGAFLLAASGLLDGKSATTHIHASTSFASSFPDVYLRPNEVVTYDQGIYTSGGATSTFHLLLKLIHNYASREIAVRTAKVFAIDMNREQQSYFGTFIPTRDHGDELVTKTQLCIENAYNKAATVEDILQHIPASRRNIERRFKQATGNTLIAYLQKTRIEKAKKLLEQTNQSILEVMLNSGYNDLKAFRQLFKKSSGMTPKDYRDKFKARIA is encoded by the coding sequence ATGATACAAGTAGCTTTATTATTGACCAATAAATATCGTTTGTTAAGTGTAGCGGCTATATTGGATGTATTTGATACTGTAAATAGTTATTACGAGGCCGAGGGACAAGAGGCCCTGTTTAATTTGAGCATACTTTACGCTGCCAACAGCAACAATGAAGTACCTGTTTTTAACACGCATAAACCCCGACCTTTAAATCCGGCAAACACACAGGACCTGGTGCTGATCCCCGCCTTCGGTACGGCGGACATGTCTGCCGCCATTCAGGAAAACCTTGAATTCCTGCCCTGGTTAAAACAACAGCACCAAAAAGGTGTGGAACTGGCCAGTTTTTGTACTGGTGCCTTTTTATTGGCAGCCAGCGGCCTCTTGGACGGCAAAAGTGCGACCACACACATTCATGCCAGTACTTCCTTTGCTTCCAGCTTTCCTGATGTATATTTAAGGCCCAACGAGGTGGTTACCTACGATCAGGGCATATATACAAGCGGGGGTGCCACCAGTACTTTTCATTTATTGCTTAAGTTGATACATAATTATGCCAGCAGGGAAATTGCGGTGAGGACGGCCAAAGTGTTTGCAATAGACATGAACCGGGAACAGCAAAGCTATTTCGGTACTTTTATCCCGACCCGGGATCATGGCGATGAGCTGGTGACTAAAACCCAGTTGTGCATAGAAAATGCCTATAATAAAGCAGCAACAGTTGAAGATATTTTGCAGCATATTCCGGCAAGCCGCAGAAATATTGAACGCCGTTTTAAGCAGGCAACAGGAAATACGCTGATCGCGTATTTACAGAAAACCCGGATAGAAAAGGCTAAAAAGCTGCTGGAGCAAACCAATCAAAGTATTCTGGAAGTTATGCTGAACTCAGGATACAATGATTTAAAAGCATTCAGACAACTGTTCAAAAAAAGCTCTGGTATGACCCCTAAAGATTATCGCGATAAGTTTAAAGCGCGGATTGCATAA
- a CDS encoding response regulator transcription factor, whose protein sequence is MNILIVEDEKNLGLEMADFLGKEGYTIEHAWKKASAEEKIFVNSYDFILLDLGLPGGDGFELLHQLKKMPGREDAVIILTARGEVDDRIKGLEAGADDYLAKPFSLTELLARMHAIIRRKHKLERNEVNVHDFILDIKNHQVSFEGKRVNLTNKEFEIFNYLVLNKNRVISRVNLTEHVWGDILEVNSDSNFVDVHVKNLRKKLTAYATINWFETVRSIGYRINF, encoded by the coding sequence ATGAACATCCTGATTGTTGAAGATGAAAAAAACCTGGGCCTAGAAATGGCCGATTTTTTAGGTAAAGAAGGTTATACCATTGAACATGCCTGGAAAAAAGCTTCAGCAGAAGAGAAGATCTTTGTCAACTCCTACGATTTTATACTGTTGGACCTGGGTTTGCCCGGAGGAGATGGATTTGAGCTGCTGCACCAGTTAAAAAAGATGCCGGGACGTGAAGATGCAGTAATTATACTTACTGCACGCGGCGAGGTTGACGACCGCATTAAAGGACTGGAAGCTGGGGCAGATGACTACCTGGCAAAGCCCTTTTCCTTAACAGAGCTACTGGCAAGGATGCATGCCATCATCCGGCGCAAACATAAACTGGAGCGGAATGAAGTAAATGTGCATGATTTCATACTCGACATTAAAAACCATCAGGTAAGTTTTGAAGGGAAACGGGTTAACCTTACCAATAAAGAATTTGAGATCTTCAACTACCTGGTGCTGAACAAAAACAGAGTAATATCCAGAGTGAACTTAACCGAACATGTTTGGGGAGATATACTTGAAGTGAATTCGGATTCTAATTTTGTGGATGTTCATGTAAAAAACCTGCGTAAAAAACTAACTGCATATGCTACGATAAACTGGTTTGAAACCGTAAGGAGCATTGGTTACAGGATTAATTTTTAG
- a CDS encoding phosphocholine-specific phospholipase C, producing the protein MESRRDFIRKAGLLTGALGIAGILPASIQRAMAIDPRPGTTFLDAEYVVFLMQENRSFDHAFGSLKGVRGFNDPRAITLPDQYPVWLQRNKKGETYPPFRLNIKDTRATWMSALPHSWENQVDARNNGKYDGWLEAKRSGNKAYADMPLTMGYYNREDIPFYYSLADAFTVCDHNFCSALTGTSPNRCFFWTGKIREQQNATSLAHHSNGYIDGAERLSWSTFPERLSKHNVNWKIYQNELSVDVGLEGEANGWLSNFTDNDMEFFKQYHVKRHPEHLVYLRKAKVQLEEQFKNKPDPKLKEKLDFVTGEINFLEINTLDTLTPEQRDLHKRAFVTNRNDPDFHQLETITYNDKGTERTAKIPKGDVLHQFRTDVDAGKLPAVSWLVAPCNFSDHPAAPWYGAWYLSETIDILTKNPEVWKKTIFILTYDENDGYFDHLPPFVAPDPKDPATGKVSASLDSSAEYIYKGADSNRKSPVGLGFRVPMVVVSPWSRGGYVNSQVFDHTSCIQFLEHFLSHKTGEKIYEDNISSWRRSLCGDLTSVFRPYNGENIPSPEPVQRIPFLTGIHKAKFEKLPDNFRSPDKNIVADILKSPILNPNLARQEKGIKPANTIPYELYANGVLDVVNKQFKIDFTAGDRFFGAKAKGAGFIVYGADNNWSFTVDKGDTLSYQWPLHSFQDQAYMLKVYSANGFYRCYKGNAKDPEIALTLSYQTEKNSHRASGNVLLHIKRLAKGRQLKLTITDNSYGKAAVHVVLNQEQHEIFVPLDIKANHCWYDFTVTLAQYSSYSQQFAGHVEHAGESFTDPLMGNVM; encoded by the coding sequence ATGGAAAGCAGACGAGATTTTATCAGGAAGGCCGGTTTATTAACCGGTGCGCTGGGCATTGCAGGTATATTGCCCGCATCTATCCAAAGGGCAATGGCCATTGATCCCAGGCCGGGTACTACCTTTTTAGATGCTGAATATGTTGTTTTTTTAATGCAAGAAAACAGGTCGTTCGATCATGCTTTTGGTAGTCTTAAAGGGGTACGGGGGTTTAATGATCCAAGAGCAATTACCTTACCTGATCAATATCCTGTCTGGTTGCAGCGCAATAAAAAAGGTGAAACTTATCCGCCGTTCAGGCTTAATATTAAAGATACCAGGGCGACCTGGATGAGCGCCCTTCCACATTCCTGGGAAAATCAGGTAGACGCAAGAAACAACGGTAAATATGATGGCTGGCTGGAAGCAAAAAGGTCAGGTAATAAAGCCTATGCTGATATGCCCTTAACGATGGGGTATTATAACCGCGAAGATATTCCATTCTATTATTCCCTGGCTGATGCCTTTACCGTTTGTGACCATAATTTCTGTTCTGCACTGACAGGAACAAGTCCTAACCGGTGTTTTTTCTGGACGGGCAAGATCAGGGAGCAGCAAAATGCAACATCCCTGGCACATCATTCCAATGGATATATCGATGGTGCTGAAAGGCTTTCATGGAGCACTTTTCCCGAGCGTCTTTCCAAACACAATGTAAACTGGAAAATATATCAGAACGAACTGAGTGTAGATGTGGGGCTTGAAGGGGAAGCAAATGGATGGCTGTCTAATTTTACAGATAATGATATGGAATTTTTCAAACAATATCATGTAAAAAGGCATCCGGAGCACCTTGTTTATCTGCGTAAAGCCAAAGTTCAGCTCGAAGAACAATTCAAAAATAAACCCGACCCCAAGCTAAAGGAAAAACTCGATTTTGTAACCGGTGAAATAAATTTTTTGGAGATCAATACCCTTGATACCTTAACACCTGAACAGCGTGATCTGCATAAAAGAGCCTTTGTTACCAACAGGAATGACCCCGACTTTCATCAGCTTGAAACCATTACCTACAATGACAAGGGTACAGAAAGAACTGCCAAAATTCCAAAAGGAGACGTATTACACCAGTTTCGTACCGATGTAGATGCAGGTAAATTACCTGCTGTTTCCTGGCTTGTTGCGCCCTGTAATTTCTCTGACCACCCAGCTGCCCCCTGGTATGGTGCCTGGTACCTTTCGGAAACAATAGACATCCTGACCAAAAATCCTGAAGTTTGGAAAAAAACAATTTTTATTCTTACTTATGACGAAAATGATGGGTATTTTGATCACCTTCCACCATTTGTGGCACCCGATCCAAAAGATCCTGCAACCGGGAAAGTATCAGCCTCATTAGACAGTAGTGCAGAATACATTTATAAAGGAGCCGACAGCAACAGGAAAAGTCCGGTAGGTTTAGGTTTCAGGGTGCCAATGGTGGTGGTTTCTCCCTGGTCAAGAGGTGGCTATGTAAATTCCCAGGTATTTGATCATACCTCTTGTATCCAGTTTTTAGAGCATTTTTTGAGTCATAAAACAGGTGAAAAAATCTATGAAGACAATATTAGTTCCTGGAGAAGAAGCCTGTGCGGCGATTTAACTTCTGTATTCAGGCCTTATAACGGCGAAAATATACCTTCACCAGAGCCAGTGCAGCGCATACCATTCCTAACGGGTATTCATAAGGCTAAATTTGAAAAGCTACCTGACAATTTTAGATCGCCGGATAAAAACATCGTAGCGGATATCCTTAAAAGTCCAATACTGAATCCGAACCTGGCCCGGCAGGAAAAAGGGATTAAGCCTGCCAATACCATACCTTATGAGTTATATGCAAATGGTGTGCTGGATGTTGTAAATAAACAGTTTAAAATTGATTTTACAGCAGGTGACAGGTTTTTTGGCGCCAAAGCCAAGGGTGCCGGTTTCATCGTTTACGGAGCAGACAACAACTGGTCGTTTACTGTTGATAAAGGCGATACCCTAAGTTATCAATGGCCATTGCACAGTTTTCAAGACCAGGCCTATATGCTAAAAGTTTACAGTGCAAACGGCTTTTACCGCTGTTATAAAGGGAATGCAAAAGATCCTGAAATTGCGCTAACTTTAAGTTACCAGACGGAAAAAAATAGCCATCGGGCATCCGGCAATGTTTTGTTGCACATTAAACGTTTGGCCAAAGGCAGACAGCTTAAACTGACCATAACCGATAACAGTTACGGGAAGGCAGCAGTCCATGTTGTTTTAAATCAGGAACAGCATGAAATATTTGTTCCACTCGACATTAAAGCAAATCATTGCTGGTATGATTTTACAGTTACCTTAGCACAATATAGCAGCTATAGCCAGCAATTTGCAGGACATGTAGAACATGCAGGAGAAAGTTTTACCGATCCCTTAATGGGTAATGTGATGTAA